GAAAGTGGTGCTCGACACTTGCTGCCATACATATCTTGAGGCCATTATCGAACCTGAAACACCGTTGCTACGCACCATGTTCTTGATGGACTTGAATGCCACAATCAGACGCCTCCACTCTAGTGATGTTCTTGAGGAAGAGATCATAGAAGACAACGTCCGGATTAGCGAGAACCAGGACTCCATTGAACTCCAGTTTAACCCCAATGACAACTTCCTTCGAGAGCTTCAAGGTGTTGCCCTATCCAAGAAGCTTCAAGAGCTGCAAGTTCCAATTGAGGAGAGTGAGTCTTTGGTGGATACCATACTGTACAGGGCCTCTGAGTTTGAATGGAAATATCAAGCTAGCCGGAAGATTTTGCGAATGAGGGTAGAGGTTGATCTTTATGTTATTGATGATGATGACACAGATGGTGCGGATGGTGCTTGTGATTATGGTGTTTATAGGGTTGTCCCGGAAAGTACACTGCCCGTTGAGAACGTCCGGACTACAGCCAAGGTGGCAAGGTGTCATCTATAATGTGTTAGGAAGCAACTCTCATGTCTTGTTCACATCTTTACCATAGGGGCTGCAGAAGAGTAGGTAACAAATATTGATAATCAGACACAGGTGGTGATGGTGACACATGATATACAGTTTCGGGTTTTAATGGATTTGATGAACGATGGCAGACAATGGTTTTAACTTGGATGTATTTCTATACTCTTTACTTTCATCAGTTTATGTATATTTTGTTCCTTTTTTTCTTCTAATTCTTGTTTGCCTATAAACTCGTGTGTAATTATATACCCAAAACAGAATACAAATGCAAATGTGTGACTGCAATCTTGATCAGTGAATGATGTCCATTTTTGATCTTTCAGCCTTTGATTTGTTTATGAACAAATTTGTTTCATCCGGAACACACTGTTGTTTGATCACAGTTAAGGACTAAACGACTTCAAATCATCTAATCAATTCTCGCAAAAATGATCTTGAAGGGAGATTAAAGAAAAGAGGAAGATCGAGGGATTTCTATTTTTAAGGTGAAGGCTGTTTTCCTTTAAATGACAGAAATAATCTCTCACCGGGGAAAGTAGCATATAATGCAGCAGCCCTGAATTGGATGTTCGAAGCTCATCCAAAAACTATGATGAGCAAGTAGCAGCAACACAAATAAATTGAGTACGAAAGCTAAATGTAATTTGGTGGCACTCCGAACTTGTTCATTTTTCTGTCTTCTGAGCTTCATTGTTGGTATAATCTTATGTTTGAAATTTATTTTCTTAAGGCCGCAATGTAATATAACCATATTATTCAAAGAAAGATATCGTTTTTCTACCATATAGATTTGGCCACACACTGAAACACACTCTGCAATATCATGAACAAAGGCCACAGATTCACATATCAGATGGTCGATTGATATCCTGGAATAGAAGAACCACTGATATGCGGTGGAGTAGGGAATAAAAGACCGCAATAAATTCAAATAAACTTCAGATTTCCACATGTTCCAAGCTAAAATTTATCAATGTCTATATAAATAATGAGCTTACAGCATTGCATACTAGATTAAAAACAAAACAGAAGGGGTGAAAGAAAATATTACACGCAGGTTGATACCAATCAGAAGAAGACCTGCTAGATTAAACATGATGAGACAGAAACTATCCACCCTCAATAGTCACACTCTTGATTCCAAGGCTAAAAGAATCTTCTTCCTGGGACCCTGAAAACCCAAAATCAAACTAGAAGGTAAGCTTTACAGTAGGCAAAGGCAAAACTCAACGACTCAAGGGAAAAACCAACTCCTAGTACATTTAACAATGACGTTGCAAGCAATAGAAAATGGAAAGCAGACCACAATGTAATCTGGTATATTTCAAAAGTAAAACAGAAACTCCAATACCTCACTTAGACACATACAGTGTGCCCACTGCCCACAGTTCTGTTCAATGAAGAGTTTACATTCAAGGAAACAAATAGCGGAACTGTTGGAACTACACAAAGTAAGGTGACAGAATCAGTGTTTGATCCAATAGACCAAACACAATCCTCATCATGAATTGATTTTTGCCCTGATTGAACTTAACAGTATAATCTACGTTTTATTCAAAGCACCTACAAGATAATTTCATCAGATTATTTTGAAGATGATATGCTTTCATTCTTTTAAAGATGAATATTGTCACTCTTGCAGAAACTGAAGATGTTGAAACAAAGTTGACCACTCAAAAACAACACCAATACAACCATCAATTTAAAAAACAATTAAATTCAAGCAAACTCATGGTTTTGGAATACTTGGTGTTGGAAAGCATTCGTTTAGCATGGTGTCATTGCAATATGACGTTTGTAATCATGTTACGAAAATTCTAGCAAGGAGTTTCTCGAGGTTACCATTGGTATTCCTAGAGCCTTGAGATCCTCATCAGTCATGTGTACAAGAGCCGTCATATCAACCTGCATAAACATGTCGAAGTAAGAATTGGAAGGTAAGAAATATTTTCCCAGAAATAGGTGGTTAAAAGATTTGCATGATTGTACATACTTCCTCTGCCTGAAATGTAATGGAATACTTTTCAAGATCCAAGGACGTCAAAAATTCGTCCACTGTTGTGTCAACCTGCATGAAAGACAGATGGATCATATAATTAAGCGGCAATTACAGTGATTAGTGTGTGCATCTCGTATCAGAAAAAAGAAAAAAAAAGTGTGCATCCTTTTCTTGTGGGCCAATATAAGGATGATATATTAGAATAGACGGTACTTCAATCTAACAGTATCAATATAGATATTTCTCTTTGTTGTTCCTTTAAGAAAATAAATAGCAACCATACCCATCTTGATGAAATGATTTCTTATGACATCATCCAGGTGTGGGAAGGAAATCTATATTACTATACTACTTCCTATGCATACTACTACCCATGCGGTGGCACATGAAAGTGCTAAACAAACAAAAACAGGTATAAATACAAGACGATCTTTAAGGAAACTGGTAGAATATTTCACACATCTAAAGTTTTTCCCTCTTCATTCTAACCATGTTTTGAAAATTTTGTTGTCATCATTAGCAATCAGATGTATCCTCAAACACACCAAGTGCGAGCTGTGCATGAGATACTTAATGAAAATCAAAGAATTCATGCCTTTTTTGAAGTCTTCTTCCTAGATGTTGTGTTGGCAACTTTGTGATTCTCTGGTGCCAGTGCTGCAACAGCAACGGTTCTCCTGGCTGATTTAGCAGCCTCTACTTTTGACCTTGGTGGATCGGCATTCATTGGTTGTGGCTTCATTGTACCGGATAGCTTTTCCCGTAGGTCCCTTACACCTGAAACAGATCTTGTTCCAGATGTCTGCTTGAAACTTTTCCTCTGGAGCTTCAAACGAAGGTCCCCAGCTTTGCGAGCTTCAACAGATATCAGCAGAAAGTCAACTAACATAAAAGATGATATACTGGAATGGAAATAAATAGCTGCAGCTTTTAATACAAAGGTATAAGTCCATACTTGATAATTGAGATTCGTTATCATCATAAAGATCATGCTCCCACTTGTCATCTTGTCTCTGCCTGAAAATGATGTGCCATCATCTCAGTTATAAAGATTTTGGACTCAAAACTCAACTACCACCAAGCATCAACATATAGACACTCAAACCAGAACACAACCTGCACTACCCAGAGGCTAAAACTACTCCAATAGATTGCATTCCCCAGCATTTTCCAACAAGTATATACTCCAATGAGTGAGCATCTGATTTTTGAAACCCTTCAACCCTACATGCAGTAGTTTACTAACTACAAATCTTTCACCAACATTGAAATATACAAAAAAGCTGACATCAAATCTCAAGATCTCATAACAGGGACAAGATTTATTGCCAAAGTCACAAAAGCTCGTATTATTGTTGCAAGCATCAGTGTACTACTATTACAGTTAACACATTAGTCAGACGAGTCACAAAGTATCCAATTTTACTTCAAAATCTGATTTTGAAAATCACGACAGCAAGAGACATTAATGTGAACACCAATTCAATTGAAAATGGCATCTCATTACAACCTACTGCATTATCATTGCCCTCTGATCGTAACAAAAGCTTTGCTAATCAATATCTAAGCTTCAATGTTCAACTCTAAGTAGTGTAAGTCACCCACACTGAATAATTCCTGATTCCGGCACCAACTCTGCGCACTATCTCTACTCCCAAATGCATCTAATTCAACCATAATCCAACGAAAACTTCATACTCCTACCAATCACTGAGCACATAAACTATTTGCAACACATAAAAACTACACTCAAATCCGGAATTCGAACCGGAACAAGCATTAACTCAATTCCAGATAAAGCGAAACCCGAAACCACAACCAGAATCACAGCAGCCTGAAGATTTATGCTTTACCTTTTGCCGGCGACCTGTCTACGATCCCTGCCGAAGTTGCCATTGAGACGCTCTTTAATGGACCTCTTGGAATCGGCTTCTTCTCGATCAGCGTACATGTTGCTGATTCACTACTACTGCAAACCCTAAATCCCCCAAACCCTAACCCTAAAGAGCTAAGCCCAACCCAAACGAGGCGAAGACGAATTCGAAAGGCTGGGACTTCAAATTTGATTCATGAATAGATAGAGAGAGGGAAAGGGGCGAGGAGAAGAAACCCTAACCCTCGGTTTTAGAAGAAGTAGTTGTGATTTCTGGAAAGGATTTGGATTTGGATTCGAGAGAGAGAGAGAGAGAGANNNNNNNNNNNNNNNNNNNNGAGAGAGAGAGAGAGAGAGAGAGGACTAGATATTTTGATGGAGGAGAGAAGCCGCTTCTGGGAGGGAGAGGGTTAAGAAGTAAAGAGCTCTCGTTTTACTTGGCCGATTCGAATGGGGTTTCGGGAATCCGGTTCGGCTCTCTATTGGAATTGGTGTAATTTTTTATTTCTTTTTTCTTTTTCTTTGGTTAAAGATGGTTAAGGAAAAAAAGAAAATCATCAAATTATGTTTTATCGATATTACTCTTATTATGCTAATTAAAAATAAGGGTTACTATAGTAAGTAGAAAGTAGCAAAATAAAATAATAAAGATATAATTGAGGAGAGAATAGTGAGTAGTAGGTTGTATAACTAGATAAGTTTAATAAATAACTGTAATATTAGAGAATTGTAAGCCCGCGCAAATGCACCATAAAAGATTAGTTTTTCTCTATTGAAAGTCTTGGCAAATCGTTTAAGGCTTTCTTATTAGATCTTATTTTTTCTCGGCATAGTGTTTTTGTACCTGACCGTTTTATTTCAAATAATACTTTGGTGGCGATAGAGTTGGCCCATTATATGAACAAATTGCGAGGGGATAAAGAAGGGTTTTTGGCGCTAAAGGTTGGGTATTAGTAAGACATATGACTGGTTGGAATAAAACTTTCTACAACATATTATGCTCAAAATAAGTTTTGATCCTAGTTGGGCGGAACAAAACATGTTGTCACCTCTTTAGTAAAATATTATTTTATGGTCGCTCAATAGATCTAATTACCTCTAAAAGGGCTTTCAACAAACGGACCCTCTTTCCCCTTACTTATTTCTCCTACGTTCTGATGCAGTAGCTAAAGGGCAGTGGCAGGGTTTGCATATTTGTGATGTAGCTTCATTGGTCAGTCATTTCTTATTTGTAGATGATTGTATGTTGTATTCACTGACATCTCCACAAAACTGTGAATTTATTCGTGGTTTATTAAATCTGTACGAAAGAGCTTCCGGTCAACAAGTTAATTTGTGAAAAAGTAATGTGGTGTTCAGTGAATGTCCCTAACAGTAGTGTTCACCTG
The window above is part of the Fragaria vesca subsp. vesca linkage group LG2, FraVesHawaii_1.0, whole genome shotgun sequence genome. Proteins encoded here:
- the LOC101315106 gene encoding uncharacterized protein LOC101315106, whose protein sequence is MYADREEADSKRSIKERLNGNFGRDRRQVAGKRQRQDDKWEHDLYDDNESQLSTRKAGDLRLKLQRKSFKQTSGTRSVSGVRDLREKLSGTMKPQPMNADPPRSKVEAAKSARRTVAVAALAPENHKVANTTSRKKTSKKVDTTVDEFLTSLDLEKYSITFQAEEVDMTALVHMTDEDLKALGIPMGPRKKILLALESRV